From the genome of Polyangium spumosum, one region includes:
- a CDS encoding TetR/AcrR family transcriptional regulator: protein MRSSEKGKVVGGEGRQGLSLGLATAWGVKDRPGKGPKPGLSLERIVAAAVQVAETEGLSAVSMGRVATVLGAGTMALYRYVESKEELLMLMMDAAFCEHPPPPAPEEPWQVAVERWARQHLAVLRKHPWVVRIPLGGPPITPNQVVWFERGLSSLSGTGLPEMAKLDALALVNGWVRHEAMLEADLREAERRSGRGAAEASASYWRTLGGLIDAQRFPTISALVAAATTDAMEDDNAQFTFGLERILDGIAQVAEHGRPRRRMR from the coding sequence ATGCGGTCAAGCGAGAAGGGGAAGGTGGTGGGAGGCGAGGGACGGCAGGGCTTGTCGCTGGGCCTGGCGACGGCGTGGGGCGTGAAGGACCGTCCGGGCAAGGGACCCAAGCCCGGGCTGAGCCTGGAGCGGATCGTCGCGGCTGCCGTGCAGGTGGCAGAGACGGAAGGCTTGAGCGCGGTCTCGATGGGCCGCGTGGCGACGGTCTTGGGCGCCGGGACGATGGCGCTCTATCGCTACGTCGAGTCCAAAGAAGAGCTGTTGATGCTGATGATGGACGCCGCGTTTTGCGAGCATCCCCCGCCGCCCGCGCCCGAGGAGCCGTGGCAGGTGGCGGTGGAACGATGGGCGCGGCAGCACCTGGCCGTGCTGCGCAAGCACCCCTGGGTGGTGCGCATTCCGCTGGGCGGCCCGCCGATCACGCCGAACCAGGTGGTGTGGTTCGAACGCGGCTTGAGCAGCCTGAGCGGAACAGGCCTGCCCGAGATGGCCAAGCTGGACGCGCTCGCGCTGGTCAACGGCTGGGTGCGGCACGAGGCAATGCTGGAGGCGGATCTCCGCGAGGCTGAACGCCGCAGCGGTCGCGGCGCTGCCGAAGCCTCCGCGTCGTATTGGCGTACACTGGGCGGGCTGATCGACGCGCAGCGCTTCCCGACGATAAGCGCTCTCGTTGCCGCGGCGACGACCGATGCGATGGAGGACGACAATGCGCAGTTCACATTCGGACTGGAGCGCATCCTCGACGGCATCGCGCAAGTCGCCGAGCATGGCCGTCCGCGGCGGCGCATGCGCTGA